Proteins from a single region of Hordeum vulgare subsp. vulgare chromosome 6H, MorexV3_pseudomolecules_assembly, whole genome shotgun sequence:
- the LOC123403658 gene encoding keratin-associated protein 17-1-like, whose translation MEGRKKERVMAGAVCVLVILLSAQRLPVGIADASSAFCQCYLGCFDPGCSGQDCQYCHGFCCDIACRFHGDGDFDSVCGGSGAGGQQASACGTEYTGRDLCDTVEKANYWSRRHIKAKAKHG comes from the exons AtggaggggaggaagaaggagagagtgATGGCCGGCGCCGTCTGCGTGCTCGTCATCCTGCTGTCCGCCCAGCGGCTGCCGGTCGGGATTGCCGACGCCTCGTCGGCGTTCTGCCAGTGCTACCTGGGCTGCTTTGACCCAGGCTGCAGTGGCCAAGACTGTCAGTACTGCCATGGTTTCTGCTGCGACATAGCGTGCCGCTTCCACGGGGACGGCGACTTCGACAGCGTGTGCGGGGGGTCCGGCGCCGGCGGGCAGCAGGCCTCAGCTTGCGGCACGGAGTACACCGGCCGCG ATTTATGTGACACTGTGGAGAAGGCCAACTACTGGAGCCGCCGCCACATCAAGGCCAAGGCCAAGCACGGCTAG